A single region of the Gracilibacillus caseinilyticus genome encodes:
- a CDS encoding zinc-binding dehydrogenase, whose translation MKVFGVKHGDQQLFEHPVKEPNEGQVLVRVKTAGLNHRDLKMKERIGSQDQAYILGSDGAGVVETTGEKVSRFQPGDEVVFNPSLNWYDKTDAPPSSFKILDGTFAEYMLISEDFIEAKPSHMSWEEAGVFALSALTGYRALFTQGNLKKGETLFIPGAGGGVTSFIIQMAIAKGARVITTSRDKEKLEKASQLDYDKGLLTSEDWVSALEDEQIDLVIESIGGATFNRSLEVLKKGGRLVTFGSSTDDQFTFNLRQFFYGQYKMIGSTMGSRDEFRELLRFCEDNDLKPILDRGYRLEDIDEAFSYLSSQQQLGKVYITM comes from the coding sequence ATGAAAGTTTTTGGCGTTAAACACGGAGACCAGCAATTATTCGAACATCCAGTCAAAGAGCCGAATGAAGGACAAGTTCTAGTACGCGTAAAAACAGCTGGATTGAATCATCGCGACTTAAAAATGAAAGAACGAATTGGTTCCCAAGATCAAGCATATATACTTGGTTCAGACGGGGCGGGCGTTGTCGAGACAACCGGAGAAAAGGTATCACGCTTTCAACCTGGGGACGAAGTGGTGTTCAATCCGAGCTTGAACTGGTATGACAAAACGGATGCACCGCCTTCATCTTTCAAAATTCTGGATGGTACATTTGCTGAATATATGTTGATTTCAGAAGATTTTATTGAAGCGAAGCCTTCGCACATGAGCTGGGAAGAGGCTGGTGTCTTTGCATTATCTGCTCTTACAGGATACCGAGCATTATTCACTCAAGGGAATTTGAAAAAAGGGGAGACGTTGTTTATCCCTGGCGCAGGAGGCGGAGTGACCTCTTTTATTATTCAAATGGCCATAGCTAAAGGTGCACGAGTCATTACTACCTCTAGAGATAAAGAAAAATTAGAAAAAGCTAGTCAGTTAGATTATGATAAAGGACTATTAACGAGTGAAGATTGGGTGAGTGCGCTCGAAGATGAACAAATAGATTTAGTAATTGAGAGTATTGGTGGTGCGACGTTTAACAGGTCATTAGAAGTTCTGAAGAAGGGAGGACGTCTGGTCACTTTTGGATCTTCAACAGATGATCAGTTCACGTTTAATCTTCGTCAATTTTTCTATGGACAATATAAAATGATTGGTTCGACAATGGGGAGCAGGGACGAATTTCGTGAATTGCTCCGTTTCTGTGAAGATAATGATTTGAAGCCTATCCTTGACAGAGGATATCGCTTAGAAGATATCGACGAGGCCTTTTCGTATCTTTCTTCGCAGCAGCAGCTTGGTAAAGTCTATATAACGATGTAA
- the spoVAC gene encoding stage V sporulation protein AC yields MKEPHLYKDYEKSKEPKRPILKNCIKAFLVGGFICLIGQALSTFYMYFFNFTEQTVGNPTVATLIFITMLLTGFGVYDRFAQFAGAGTAVPVTGFGNAVISAAIEHRTEGFVQGVGGNMFKLAGSVILFGVFSAFIVALIKTIFS; encoded by the coding sequence ATGAAAGAACCACATTTATATAAAGATTATGAAAAAAGCAAAGAACCTAAACGTCCCATATTGAAAAATTGCATCAAAGCCTTTCTGGTTGGTGGCTTCATTTGTTTAATTGGTCAAGCATTATCGACGTTTTACATGTATTTTTTTAATTTTACGGAACAAACGGTTGGCAATCCCACTGTTGCGACATTGATTTTTATAACGATGCTTCTTACAGGATTCGGAGTATACGACCGATTCGCTCAATTTGCTGGAGCAGGTACAGCCGTTCCTGTTACTGGATTTGGCAATGCTGTTATCTCGGCTGCAATTGAACATCGAACAGAAGGTTTTGTGCAGGGTGTGGGCGGAAACATGTTTAAGCTTGCCGGTTCCGTCATTTTATTCGGTGTTTTTTCTGCGTTTATTGTTGCATTAATCAAAACAATTTTTTCTTAA
- a CDS encoding YhcN/YlaJ family sporulation lipoprotein — protein sequence MKIARYIMIFFTAMLVACNNQEPSAQEDIESDITQISSNTPNSNEINTISTKVKDYLDNQTDDVASYKAIHINDELFVAFTATPFKQAVEQNIEKKLKKELKKITGSKDVFVTSDQKFYIELTKIENEQLTKKEMEKRLEKLKKLAKESA from the coding sequence ATGAAAATAGCACGTTACATCATGATATTTTTTACCGCAATGCTTGTTGCATGTAATAATCAGGAACCTTCTGCTCAAGAAGATATCGAATCAGATATTACACAAATCAGCTCCAACACTCCAAATTCCAATGAAATTAATACAATCTCTACCAAAGTCAAAGATTATTTGGATAATCAGACTGACGATGTTGCATCTTACAAAGCAATACATATTAATGATGAACTATTTGTAGCATTTACAGCAACACCTTTTAAACAGGCAGTCGAGCAAAATATTGAAAAAAAACTAAAGAAAGAATTAAAAAAGATTACCGGATCGAAAGACGTATTCGTTACATCTGATCAGAAATTTTATATCGAATTAACAAAAATCGAAAACGAGCAGTTAACAAAGAAAGAAATGGAAAAAAGATTAGAAAAACTAAAAAAACTTGCCAAGGAAAGTGCATAA
- a CDS encoding DUF6884 domain-containing protein has translation MAQLFIIPCGKKKIWDREPDIGAVEAKNAYIGVLHQLCRQYVDCFGGDWVIISGKHGMLLPSDVVPGNYDLTFRKNDPNVVTVSTLQRQVKQKQLQSFNEIIALTGKKYRPFLEEVFDEVDRIQYPLNGATGIGHIQKWLKDSIATGKPLHDLHDQ, from the coding sequence ATGGCGCAATTATTTATCATTCCCTGTGGCAAAAAAAAGATTTGGGATAGAGAACCTGATATCGGAGCTGTAGAAGCAAAAAATGCATATATTGGTGTGCTTCACCAATTATGCAGGCAATATGTCGATTGTTTTGGAGGAGATTGGGTGATTATTTCGGGAAAACATGGCATGTTATTGCCGAGCGATGTTGTTCCTGGAAATTATGATCTCACTTTTCGGAAGAATGACCCTAATGTAGTCACCGTATCGACATTACAACGTCAGGTTAAACAAAAGCAATTGCAATCATTTAACGAAATTATTGCGTTGACAGGGAAAAAATATCGACCTTTCCTGGAAGAAGTCTTTGACGAAGTGGATCGTATCCAGTACCCATTAAATGGAGCGACAGGAATAGGACATATACAAAAGTGGCTAAAAGATAGTATTGCAACAGGTAAACCCCTTCATGATCTTCATGATCAATAA
- a CDS encoding aspartyl-phosphate phosphatase Spo0E family protein, producing the protein MSVYPMSLVSKIEKLRKEMTDVALKKGITSKESIHISQELDELLNDYEMYKRKQDEKKHQD; encoded by the coding sequence ATGTCAGTATATCCAATGAGTTTAGTAAGTAAGATTGAGAAATTACGCAAAGAGATGACCGATGTTGCTCTCAAAAAAGGAATTACAAGTAAAGAATCTATACATATTAGTCAAGAGCTTGATGAGTTACTTAATGATTATGAAATGTACAAGCGCAAACAAGATGAAAAAAAACACCAGGACTAA
- the spoVAE gene encoding stage V sporulation protein AE, with product MVFLWAFLVGGLICVIGQLLFDVAKLTPGHTLSILVVAGAILDGFGLYEPLIDFAGAGATVPITSFGNSLVHGALAEAEKHGIIGVVTGMFEVTSAGISSAIIFGMIGAIFFKAKG from the coding sequence ATGGTATTTCTTTGGGCATTTCTCGTAGGAGGACTGATTTGTGTTATTGGTCAGTTATTATTCGATGTAGCCAAACTGACACCTGGGCACACGTTAAGCATCCTGGTAGTAGCGGGAGCTATTTTGGATGGCTTTGGATTATATGAACCACTAATTGATTTCGCCGGGGCAGGTGCAACCGTACCGATCACAAGCTTTGGTAATTCTCTCGTTCACGGAGCCCTCGCTGAAGCGGAGAAGCACGGGATAATTGGAGTTGTGACAGGAATGTTTGAAGTTACTAGCGCTGGTATTTCCTCTGCGATTATATTTGGCATGATCGGCGCAATTTTCTTTAAGGCAAAAGGATAA
- a CDS encoding S1C family serine protease has translation MFKYRKYIPITMTVLILLSAIITSVYLVTNWNNQPLQVNNTLATSIKNNDSDTSLKNIIHQSQKSVVQIESTIDVTTKTGSGFLINNDGDIITNAHVVKGADSIVVKLSNTREYPAAIVGIGEEQDFAVIRIPDINDLEPIPLETKQSIDIGDEIMAIGSPMGIQNSVSLGLIVGTDRSFTINDYQYDEVYQISANITHGNSGGPLILRSNGKVIGINSAGISDTDIGFSIPITQVAEKVSEWTSNVDEDELNYLSPLNQQVDKEKLEENATYVADYFFDNISLRDYVNAYSLLGSQYQGQTSYTAFRQSFQNMIDLKVEKKAIKNIENEQAEIEINVKTTVRNNNYEEKEQAMTYNVTIGYENDQLKILQLDKVNE, from the coding sequence ATGTTTAAATATAGAAAATACATTCCGATTACCATGACGGTTTTGATCTTGCTTTCAGCCATCATTACATCTGTCTACCTGGTAACAAATTGGAATAATCAACCATTACAAGTTAATAATACATTGGCAACCAGTATTAAAAATAATGATAGTGACACGAGCTTAAAAAATATTATACACCAATCACAAAAATCCGTCGTTCAAATTGAAAGCACAATAGATGTCACAACAAAGACGGGTTCTGGTTTTTTGATAAATAATGATGGAGATATTATTACAAATGCACATGTTGTGAAAGGTGCAGATTCCATTGTCGTGAAATTATCTAACACTCGCGAATATCCTGCTGCCATCGTCGGGATCGGTGAGGAACAAGATTTTGCCGTCATTCGTATTCCTGATATCAATGATCTTGAGCCAATCCCTCTGGAAACGAAACAATCCATAGATATTGGAGATGAGATTATGGCAATAGGCAGCCCGATGGGAATACAAAACAGTGTATCATTAGGTTTGATTGTCGGTACAGACCGTTCTTTTACTATTAATGATTACCAATATGATGAGGTATACCAAATTTCTGCAAACATCACTCATGGTAACAGTGGTGGCCCACTCATTTTACGTAGTAATGGCAAAGTAATCGGTATTAATTCTGCTGGCATTTCTGATACTGATATTGGATTCAGTATTCCTATCACTCAAGTAGCAGAGAAAGTCAGCGAATGGACAAGTAATGTGGATGAAGATGAATTGAACTATCTTTCTCCTCTTAATCAGCAAGTCGATAAAGAAAAACTAGAAGAAAATGCAACCTATGTTGCCGATTACTTCTTTGATAATATCTCATTAAGAGATTATGTTAATGCCTATTCTCTTCTTGGCAGCCAGTATCAAGGACAAACAAGCTATACAGCATTTCGTCAATCTTTTCAAAATATGATTGATTTAAAAGTCGAGAAGAAAGCAATCAAAAATATTGAAAATGAACAAGCAGAAATTGAGATTAACGTAAAAACCACCGTTCGCAATAATAATTATGAAGAAAAAGAACAAGCAATGACATACAACGTGACAATCGGCTATGAGAACGATCAGCTGAAGATTTTACAACTTGATAAAGTAAACGAATGA
- a CDS encoding zinc-ribbon domain-containing protein — protein sequence MSFCPNCGSQVQEMETFCVSCGKRLPEDILKRKRPVKPSKKWWFLPVLSILIACLIIGSVYVFQRYQTNKALSYFNEAEEMAQIGDYKQALTLIDFALEYKERFPAAEQVGAFLKVAIQTEDQFKQVKTTLDEHHFQQSFDILQQSEESLQHFNGDLVDQLMEQNMLLKNQTMLAQATYQLSNDPSRDDLKTLLWEIQDISEDQAADVKSQITEKLVSMTYKKATALLNDLQFSKALLVIDDTMKVIESSEQLESLKTTINKEKTAFESAQEERIEQAITAFEEEQELNESHAIELKDIQLQKDKDTWKVTGELKSVATVPIHSILVKYTVYDEEENALVDNEVYVFPETLYPNEVGKFEFTHYDMESEAKQLTPKMEEITWYLD from the coding sequence TTGTCATTTTGCCCAAATTGTGGAAGTCAGGTCCAGGAAATGGAGACATTCTGTGTATCCTGTGGTAAAAGACTTCCTGAAGATATACTTAAAAGAAAAAGACCAGTTAAACCATCCAAGAAATGGTGGTTCTTACCTGTTCTATCTATACTGATAGCCTGTTTAATCATTGGATCTGTTTATGTGTTTCAGCGCTATCAAACGAATAAAGCTTTATCCTATTTTAATGAAGCAGAAGAAATGGCTCAAATCGGTGATTACAAGCAAGCATTAACGCTAATAGATTTTGCATTGGAATATAAAGAACGTTTTCCAGCAGCTGAACAAGTAGGTGCTTTTCTGAAGGTTGCTATTCAAACAGAGGATCAGTTCAAGCAAGTCAAAACCACCCTTGACGAACATCATTTTCAACAATCATTTGATATCCTGCAACAATCAGAAGAATCCCTTCAGCACTTTAACGGTGATTTAGTCGATCAACTAATGGAACAGAATATGTTGTTGAAGAATCAGACGATGCTCGCACAGGCTACCTATCAACTAAGCAATGACCCTTCAAGAGACGATTTAAAAACATTACTTTGGGAAATACAGGATATATCAGAAGATCAGGCTGCTGATGTGAAAAGTCAAATTACTGAAAAACTAGTCTCCATGACATACAAAAAAGCGACTGCTCTCTTAAATGATCTGCAATTTTCAAAAGCGTTACTTGTAATAGATGACACAATGAAAGTTATCGAAAGCTCAGAACAACTGGAAAGTTTAAAGACAACCATCAATAAAGAAAAAACAGCTTTTGAATCTGCTCAAGAAGAAAGAATAGAACAAGCAATAACAGCTTTTGAAGAAGAACAGGAATTGAATGAGAGTCATGCTATCGAATTAAAGGATATACAATTACAAAAAGACAAAGACACGTGGAAAGTAACTGGTGAGTTAAAAAGTGTGGCAACTGTACCTATTCATTCAATATTAGTTAAGTATACAGTTTATGATGAGGAGGAAAATGCTCTCGTCGATAATGAGGTGTATGTCTTCCCTGAAACCTTATATCCAAATGAGGTCGGTAAGTTCGAATTCACTCATTATGACATGGAATCAGAGGCTAAACAGCTGACACCAAAAATGGAAGAAATCACTTGGTATTTAGACTAA
- the spoVAD gene encoding stage V sporulation protein AD, with protein MITGKQTWLYDTPPTIISTGVVGGPFEEQGNIPNDFDYFYTDQWMDEKSFELAHQHMIEDACHYAIDKANLDLSDIQFFLHGDLINQLTPSNFAARGLAIPYLGLFNACATSMEGLALSALIMSQMQAEYVITGAASHNSAVERQFRYPTEYGSQKPDSSQWTVTGAGVAILAKNGTGPKVTSATIGKVVDRQLKDPFNMGGAMAPAAYDTITQHLKDRNITADYYDYIITGDLAKYGRDICLDLLTKDNYHIQESQFIDCGLTVYKPDQPVFAGGSGPACSAVVTYGHFVKKLMQGECNKILVVATGALLSPLTVQQKQTIPCIAHAVSIENV; from the coding sequence ATGATTACAGGTAAACAAACATGGTTGTATGACACACCACCCACTATCATCTCAACTGGTGTAGTTGGAGGTCCTTTCGAAGAACAAGGCAATATTCCGAATGACTTTGATTATTTTTATACCGATCAATGGATGGATGAAAAATCATTCGAACTTGCTCATCAGCACATGATCGAAGATGCTTGTCATTATGCCATAGACAAAGCAAATCTTGATCTTAGTGATATACAGTTTTTTCTACATGGAGATCTTATCAATCAATTGACACCTTCTAATTTTGCAGCACGCGGTCTGGCTATTCCTTATCTTGGATTGTTTAATGCTTGTGCTACTTCCATGGAAGGATTAGCTCTATCTGCTTTAATAATGAGTCAGATGCAGGCTGAATATGTGATTACTGGTGCAGCAAGTCATAATTCTGCTGTCGAGCGACAGTTTCGGTACCCTACAGAATACGGCAGCCAAAAACCAGATTCATCTCAATGGACCGTTACAGGTGCTGGAGTAGCTATTTTAGCTAAAAATGGAACAGGCCCAAAGGTAACCTCTGCTACAATCGGCAAAGTCGTCGACCGGCAGTTGAAAGATCCGTTTAACATGGGGGGTGCTATGGCACCTGCAGCGTATGATACCATCACACAGCATTTAAAAGACCGGAATATCACAGCAGATTATTATGATTATATTATCACTGGTGATTTGGCCAAATATGGACGAGACATTTGCCTTGATTTATTGACTAAAGATAATTATCACATCCAAGAAAGTCAATTTATTGACTGCGGACTAACGGTTTACAAGCCGGATCAGCCAGTCTTTGCTGGCGGTAGTGGACCAGCTTGCTCTGCTGTAGTAACTTACGGCCATTTTGTAAAAAAACTCATGCAAGGGGAATGTAATAAAATCCTCGTAGTAGCGACAGGTGCCTTACTTTCTCCATTAACCGTACAGCAAAAGCAGACAATACCTTGTATTGCCCATGCTGTTTCAATTGAAAATGTTTAA